Proteins encoded together in one Streptomyces sp. NBC_01216 window:
- a CDS encoding DNA-3-methyladenine glycosylase family protein, producing MAGRFAPRPVPTRTTVRGGHLAVPGARPATATACRPSALGVTRRWTPPAPTDLGLVLGPLRRGPADPTFRATSDGSVWRATRTPVGPGTLRVALRRGEGVAEAEAWGPGAQWLLDGLPGLLGADDDPAAFTPRHRLLAATHRRRPGLRLTRTGLVVESLIPSILEQKVTTDEAYRAWRLLVRTFGEPAPGPGTPPLHVMPDARTWSRIPSWEWHRAGVDDKRASTILRAVKAARRMEEAALMEPGQALRRLELIPGVGPWTSAETIQRSNGAPDAVTVGDYHLPGIVGYALAGDRTTDDAAMLELLAPYAGQRHRAARLVLLSGRTPPRRAPRMTPGNIAAL from the coding sequence ATGGCCGGCCGCTTCGCTCCCCGCCCCGTCCCCACCCGCACCACCGTGCGCGGGGGACACCTCGCCGTACCCGGGGCCCGGCCGGCGACGGCCACGGCGTGCCGCCCCTCGGCGCTCGGAGTCACACGCCGCTGGACACCGCCCGCCCCCACGGATCTCGGCCTCGTCCTCGGCCCGTTGCGCCGCGGCCCCGCCGACCCCACCTTCCGCGCGACCTCCGACGGCTCGGTCTGGCGGGCCACCCGCACACCCGTCGGGCCCGGTACCCTGCGCGTCGCCCTGCGCCGCGGCGAGGGCGTCGCCGAGGCCGAGGCATGGGGCCCCGGTGCCCAGTGGCTCCTCGACGGCCTGCCGGGGCTTCTCGGCGCGGACGACGACCCGGCGGCGTTCACGCCCCGCCACCGGCTGCTCGCCGCCACCCACCGCCGGCGCCCCGGCCTGCGTCTGACCCGCACGGGCCTGGTCGTGGAGTCGCTGATCCCCTCGATCCTGGAACAGAAGGTCACCACGGACGAGGCGTACCGGGCCTGGCGCCTCCTCGTCCGCACGTTCGGCGAACCCGCGCCCGGACCCGGCACACCCCCGCTCCACGTCATGCCCGACGCCCGGACCTGGTCCCGCATCCCCTCCTGGGAATGGCACCGCGCGGGCGTCGACGACAAACGGGCCTCCACGATCCTGCGTGCCGTGAAGGCGGCCCGCCGGATGGAGGAGGCCGCGCTGATGGAGCCCGGACAGGCCCTGCGGCGACTGGAGCTGATCCCCGGTGTCGGACCGTGGACCTCGGCCGAGACGATCCAGCGGAGCAACGGCGCACCCGACGCCGTCACCGTCGGCGACTACCACCTGCCCGGCATCGTCGGATACGCCCTTGCGGGCGACCGGACCACCGACGACGCGGCCATGCTGGAACTCCTCGCGCCCTACGCCGGCCAGCGCCACCGCGCGGCCCGGCTCGTCCTTCTCAGCGGCCGGACCCCGCCCCGTCGCGCGCCCCGGATGACCCCGGGGAACATCGCGGCGCTCTGA
- a CDS encoding coenzyme F420-0:L-glutamate ligase has translation MTRPEGGAADGGAGPGPDAPGGTPDFRVWALQGLPEVRPGDDLAKLVASVSPGLADGDVLLVTSKIVSKAEGRVVAADDREEAIDAETVRVVARRGPLRIVENRQGLVMAAAGVDASNTPAGTVLLLPEDPDASARALRDGLREVLGVDVGVVVTDTFGRPWRSGLTDVAIGAAGVRVLDDLRGGTDAHGNPLSATVVAVADELAAAGDLVKGKTAGLPVAVVRGLGHLVEGAGEEGARRLVRGAADDMFRLGTSEAVREAVTLRRTVREFTDEPVDPGAVRRAVAAAVTAPAPHHTTPWRFVLLESAEARTRLLDAMRAAWIEDLRRDGRSEESVAKRVRRGDVLRKAPYLAVPCLVMDGSHHYGDPRRDAAEREMFVVAAGAGVQNFLVALAGERLGSAWVSSTMFCREAVREVLGLPEDWDPMGAVAIGHAAKAPKERPVRQVTRFVEVR, from the coding sequence ATGACGCGTCCCGAGGGCGGCGCGGCGGACGGCGGGGCCGGCCCAGGGCCGGACGCTCCCGGCGGCACACCGGACTTCCGGGTGTGGGCGCTCCAGGGACTGCCCGAGGTGAGGCCCGGGGACGACCTCGCGAAACTCGTCGCCTCCGTCTCTCCCGGTCTCGCCGACGGCGACGTGCTCCTCGTCACCTCCAAGATCGTGAGCAAGGCCGAGGGCCGGGTGGTCGCCGCCGACGACCGTGAGGAGGCGATCGACGCCGAGACCGTGCGGGTGGTCGCGCGGCGCGGGCCGCTGCGGATCGTCGAGAACCGGCAGGGCCTGGTCATGGCCGCGGCCGGTGTCGACGCCTCCAACACCCCGGCCGGAACGGTGCTGCTGCTGCCCGAGGACCCGGACGCCTCGGCCCGCGCCCTGCGCGACGGGCTGCGCGAGGTTCTCGGCGTCGACGTCGGGGTCGTCGTCACGGACACCTTCGGCCGTCCCTGGCGCAGCGGCCTGACGGACGTGGCGATCGGAGCGGCCGGGGTACGGGTGCTGGACGATCTGCGTGGCGGCACCGACGCGCACGGCAATCCGCTGAGCGCGACCGTCGTCGCCGTCGCCGACGAACTCGCCGCGGCGGGCGACCTGGTGAAGGGCAAGACGGCCGGGCTGCCGGTCGCCGTCGTGCGCGGTCTCGGTCATCTCGTGGAGGGCGCGGGGGAGGAGGGCGCGCGGAGGCTGGTGCGCGGCGCGGCCGACGACATGTTCCGGCTGGGCACCTCGGAGGCGGTGCGGGAGGCGGTGACCCTGCGGCGTACCGTCCGGGAGTTCACCGACGAGCCGGTCGACCCCGGTGCGGTCCGGCGCGCGGTCGCCGCGGCGGTCACGGCGCCGGCCCCGCACCACACGACGCCGTGGCGCTTCGTCCTGCTGGAGTCGGCGGAGGCCCGCACCCGGCTGCTCGACGCGATGCGGGCGGCGTGGATCGAGGACCTGCGGCGGGACGGCAGGTCGGAGGAGTCCGTCGCCAAGCGGGTGCGCCGCGGCGACGTGCTGCGCAAGGCGCCCTACCTGGCGGTTCCGTGCCTGGTCATGGACGGCTCCCACCATTACGGCGACCCGCGCCGGGACGCGGCCGAACGCGAGATGTTCGTGGTCGCGGCGGGCGCCGGCGTGCAGAACTTCCTGGTGGCGCTGGCCGGTGAGCGGCTCGGTTCGGCCTGGGTGTCCTCGACGATGTTCTGCCGCGAGGCCGTCCGGGAGGTCCTCGGGCTGCCGGAGGACTGGGACCCCATGGGCGCGGTGGCGATCGGGCACGCGGCGAAGGCGCCGAAGGAGCGTCCGGTGCGGCAGGTCACGCGGTTCGTCGAGGTGCGGTGA
- a CDS encoding LCP family protein: MDAHSRGRADEIDPADQWVLNPQTGNYELRLNHSGEQSTSSPRPRSATPPGQRTSGQGRGVRAGHADGQGRATEPGRTGERGGTSTESPVPGQRRRRAPEPAGGPPSPGRRRGKPARSKAGRKKKVLLWTGGSMAVVLVAGATAAYALYNHFDGNLKTVDVGDAAGDPSLDGPLNILIIGNDIRTGEGNESYGNKDNVTGHADTTLLFHVSEDRTNATAVSIPRDLKIRIPDCPTKQPDGSTKVIPGSATTTKFNESFGVNGRDPGCTMRTVKALTGGVEINHFMMVDFNAVKTLSTAVDGVKVCLNKPINDKSYSKLNLSKGEHRIQGEEALAFLRNRHGLGNESDLDRIKMQQQFLASMIRQLKEETLDSPTKLYAVADAATKALTVDSGIGSALKLTSLAKELGKIDLKNISFMTVPVIDNPDEPPNRRATVVLDPVKAPQVFEMVKNDVSFTEVKKQQQDTKNAQAQAEAKLLQGPRAEAVDVRVDVYNGSSLQGAAQKTIEWLQNDQGVTRSSNKANAPEKLARTTLTYAPNQADQARKLADLMGLPATALKQGTEDAGEREPMSLVLGADFKGAGVPITGPAKAPDIEKVEADKTVCAQ, encoded by the coding sequence GTGGACGCGCACAGCCGTGGACGGGCGGACGAGATCGACCCCGCCGACCAGTGGGTCCTCAACCCGCAGACCGGCAACTACGAACTGCGACTGAACCACTCCGGTGAGCAGTCGACGTCATCGCCCCGCCCCCGCAGCGCCACCCCTCCCGGCCAGAGAACCTCCGGCCAGGGGCGGGGTGTCCGGGCCGGCCACGCCGACGGGCAGGGCCGTGCGACCGAGCCCGGCCGGACCGGCGAGCGGGGCGGGACCTCCACCGAGTCGCCTGTCCCCGGGCAGCGACGCCGCCGCGCCCCGGAGCCGGCCGGCGGACCGCCCTCGCCCGGCCGCCGCCGGGGCAAGCCGGCCCGGTCCAAGGCCGGCCGCAAGAAGAAGGTGCTGCTGTGGACGGGCGGCTCGATGGCCGTCGTCCTGGTGGCCGGTGCCACCGCCGCCTACGCCCTGTACAACCACTTCGACGGCAACCTGAAGACGGTCGACGTCGGCGACGCCGCCGGCGACCCGTCGCTGGACGGGCCCCTCAACATCCTCATCATCGGCAACGACATCCGCACCGGTGAGGGCAACGAGAGCTACGGCAACAAGGACAACGTCACCGGGCACGCCGACACGACGCTGCTCTTCCATGTCTCGGAGGACCGCACCAACGCGACGGCGGTGAGCATCCCCCGGGACCTCAAGATCAGGATTCCGGACTGCCCCACGAAGCAGCCGGACGGATCGACGAAGGTCATCCCCGGGTCCGCGACGACCACCAAGTTCAACGAGTCCTTCGGCGTGAACGGCCGCGACCCGGGCTGCACGATGCGCACCGTCAAGGCGCTCACCGGCGGCGTGGAGATCAACCACTTCATGATGGTCGACTTCAACGCCGTCAAGACGCTGTCGACCGCCGTCGACGGCGTGAAGGTCTGCCTGAACAAGCCCATCAACGACAAGTCCTACTCCAAGCTCAACCTCAGCAAGGGAGAGCACCGGATCCAGGGTGAGGAGGCGCTCGCCTTCCTCCGCAACCGCCACGGCCTCGGCAACGAGAGCGACCTGGACCGGATCAAGATGCAGCAGCAGTTCCTGGCGTCCATGATCCGGCAGCTCAAGGAAGAGACGCTGGACAGCCCGACGAAGCTGTACGCGGTCGCCGACGCGGCGACCAAGGCGCTCACCGTGGACAGCGGGATAGGCAGCGCGCTGAAGCTCACCTCGCTCGCCAAGGAACTCGGCAAGATCGACCTGAAGAACATCAGTTTCATGACCGTTCCGGTGATCGACAACCCGGACGAGCCGCCGAACCGGAGGGCCACCGTCGTCCTCGATCCGGTCAAGGCCCCGCAGGTCTTCGAGATGGTCAAGAACGACGTCTCCTTCACCGAGGTGAAGAAGCAGCAGCAGGACACCAAGAACGCCCAGGCGCAGGCCGAGGCGAAGCTGCTGCAGGGACCGCGCGCCGAGGCCGTCGACGTCCGCGTCGACGTCTACAACGGCAGCTCCCTCCAGGGCGCGGCGCAGAAGACGATCGAATGGCTCCAGAACGACCAGGGCGTCACCCGGTCCAGCAACAAGGCCAACGCGCCCGAGAAGCTGGCCAGGACGACGCTCACCTACGCACCGAACCAGGCCGACCAGGCACGCAAGCTGGCGGACCTGATGGGGCTGCCGGCCACGGCGCTCAAGCAGGGCACGGAGGACGCCGGGGAGCGCGAGCCGATGTCGCTGGTCCTCGGTGCGGATTTCAAGGGCGCGGGGGTGCCCATCACCGGTCCGGCGAAGGCGCCGGACATCGAAAAGGTGGAAGCCGACAAGACGGTGTGCGCCCAGTGA
- a CDS encoding LCP family protein, translating to MGQSSVRREGTRERVPHARELGWDEELYTDGGEGAAVGTRTADGTKDSAPSGGEGGGGRGHRRRGPRRRARKRGKRKILRWVAATVSLLVLGTAGAGYLYYEHLNGNIRSGGRSGGESGVKKAAPNALGDTPLNILLIGSDSRADARNVALGGGKDERERKGLADVQMLLHISADRKNASIISIPRDTVVPIPKCSDPESGENFAATTSRPINETLQRGGPGCTLTTWESLTGVYIDHWMMIDFAGVVAMADEVGGVTVCVKDGVYDRSTPQQKGGSGLKLTAGEHDIKGKQALQWLRTRHAFGSDQNRAKAQHMYMNGMMKKLQEQSAWSDTGRLMGLAETATKSVQVSEEISTVAKLFDLSMQLKNVKLDRLTTATVPTSEYPPNPAAWLQLIPSSAEKIWTMLREDVAFDKNGDPADAKPSAPAQPKVPAQAPDTLAISVVNGTNGNGEPSVEGRAGSLARTLQDKGFSRAESVRTADPRKDTVIKYPKADGDQGKSDALSIAKALGLPDATVRADERAEGLTLVVGADWREGATYKKPKTTAGDLPDGAADKTDCMDIYSVYKWDGKS from the coding sequence GTGGGACAGAGCAGCGTGCGCAGGGAGGGGACGCGTGAGCGCGTTCCGCACGCCCGAGAACTGGGCTGGGACGAGGAGTTGTACACCGACGGCGGCGAGGGGGCCGCTGTCGGCACCCGCACCGCGGACGGTACGAAGGATTCCGCGCCCTCGGGCGGCGAGGGCGGCGGGGGCCGGGGCCATCGCCGCAGAGGCCCGCGCCGACGTGCCAGGAAACGGGGTAAACGCAAGATACTCCGGTGGGTCGCCGCGACCGTGTCCCTGCTGGTACTCGGCACGGCCGGCGCCGGATACCTCTACTACGAGCACCTCAACGGCAACATTCGCAGCGGCGGGCGCAGCGGCGGCGAGAGCGGCGTGAAGAAGGCGGCGCCCAACGCCCTCGGCGACACCCCGCTCAACATCCTGCTGATCGGCTCCGACAGCCGTGCCGACGCCAGGAACGTCGCGCTCGGCGGCGGCAAGGACGAGCGCGAGCGCAAGGGGCTCGCCGATGTGCAGATGCTGCTGCACATCTCCGCGGACCGGAAGAACGCCTCGATCATCTCGATACCCCGTGACACGGTCGTCCCGATCCCGAAGTGCAGCGACCCCGAGAGCGGCGAGAACTTCGCCGCCACCACCAGCCGGCCGATCAACGAGACCCTGCAGCGCGGTGGTCCCGGCTGCACCCTGACCACCTGGGAGAGTCTCACCGGCGTCTACATCGACCACTGGATGATGATCGACTTCGCCGGTGTGGTCGCGATGGCGGACGAGGTCGGCGGTGTCACGGTCTGCGTGAAGGACGGCGTCTACGACAGGTCGACCCCGCAGCAGAAGGGCGGCTCCGGGCTGAAGCTCACCGCCGGCGAGCACGACATCAAGGGCAAGCAGGCCCTCCAGTGGCTGCGCACCCGGCACGCCTTCGGCAGCGACCAGAACCGCGCCAAGGCCCAGCACATGTACATGAACGGCATGATGAAGAAGCTTCAGGAGCAGAGCGCCTGGAGCGACACCGGTCGTCTGATGGGCCTGGCCGAGACCGCCACGAAGTCGGTCCAGGTCTCCGAGGAGATCAGCACCGTCGCGAAGCTCTTCGACCTGTCGATGCAGCTCAAGAACGTGAAGCTCGACCGGCTCACCACGGCGACGGTCCCGACGTCGGAGTATCCGCCCAACCCGGCGGCGTGGCTTCAACTGATCCCGTCGTCCGCCGAGAAGATCTGGACCATGCTCCGCGAGGACGTCGCCTTCGACAAGAACGGTGATCCGGCCGACGCCAAGCCGTCCGCGCCGGCCCAGCCGAAGGTGCCCGCCCAGGCGCCGGACACCCTCGCCATCAGTGTCGTCAACGGCACGAACGGCAACGGCGAGCCGTCCGTGGAAGGCCGGGCCGGCAGCCTCGCGCGGACCCTCCAGGACAAGGGCTTCTCCCGGGCCGAGTCCGTGCGGACCGCCGATCCCCGCAAGGACACGGTGATCAAGTACCCGAAGGCGGACGGCGACCAGGGGAAGTCGGACGCCCTGTCCATCGCCAAGGCGCTGGGACTGCCCGACGCGACGGTCCGGGCCGACGAGAGGGCCGAGGGCCTGACGCTCGTCGTCGGGGCGGACTGGCGCGAGGGCGCCACCTACAAGAAGCCGAAGACGACAGCGGGCGACCTCCCGGACGGGGCGGCCGACAAGACGGACTGCATGGACATCTACTCCGTCTACAAGTGGGACGGGAAGAGCTGA
- a CDS encoding TIGR03089 family protein: MNASDRTPADLLRSALAADPARPFITFYDDATGERVELSVATFANWVAKTANLLQGELSASPGDRLALLLPAHWQTAVWLIACSSVGVTAELGGDPADADLVVSGPDSLDAGRVCRGERIALSLAPLGRRFPAPPAGYADYAVEVPSQGDRFAPFVPVDASAPALLAGGAELTGAQLVERARADAGALGLAPGSRLLSGRPFGGWEGVSAGLYAPLAAGASVVLCRNLDRLAPGELDKRVESERVTSTLR; the protein is encoded by the coding sequence GTGAACGCCAGCGACCGCACCCCCGCCGACCTGCTGCGATCCGCGCTCGCCGCGGACCCCGCCCGCCCCTTCATCACCTTCTACGACGACGCCACCGGTGAGCGTGTGGAATTGTCCGTCGCCACCTTCGCCAATTGGGTGGCCAAGACCGCCAATCTGCTCCAGGGCGAACTGTCCGCCTCCCCCGGCGACCGGCTCGCGCTGCTGCTGCCGGCGCACTGGCAGACCGCGGTCTGGCTGATCGCCTGTTCCTCCGTCGGCGTGACCGCCGAACTCGGCGGCGATCCGGCGGACGCCGATCTCGTCGTCTCCGGCCCCGACTCCCTGGACGCGGGACGGGTCTGCCGGGGAGAGCGGATCGCGCTCTCCCTGGCCCCGCTCGGCCGCCGCTTCCCCGCCCCGCCCGCGGGGTACGCGGACTACGCCGTCGAGGTACCGAGCCAGGGCGACCGGTTCGCCCCCTTCGTCCCGGTGGACGCCTCCGCTCCGGCCCTCCTGGCCGGCGGTGCGGAACTGACGGGTGCCCAGCTCGTCGAGCGGGCCCGCGCGGACGCCGGGGCGCTCGGTCTCGCGCCCGGGTCGCGGCTGCTCTCGGGGCGCCCTTTCGGCGGATGGGAGGGCGTCTCCGCCGGGCTCTACGCGCCGCTGGCCGCCGGCGCCTCCGTGGTCCTGTGCCGGAACCTGGACCGGCTGGCCCCCGGGGAGCTCGACAAGCGGGTGGAGAGCGAGCGCGTCACCTCGACCCTGAGGTGA
- a CDS encoding peptidoglycan recognition protein family protein: MRAYLSSSIAVTCAAALALPLSLATPAAAQSLGRPAAPVALSAGAEPRLAGSTQSLPLGPVAGGERALGATGAGPVQGLTRRDVRPFSLVGVVWDDARKALHGTVQVRTRAAGSGVWSDWRALETHDDEHGADPGTAEDAASGSRGATAPLWVGHSDGVEIRVSPERSGEEADGPAPVAADRATRAATLPDGMRLELVDPGPEPEGPRARAATASTAAEAVAAEGGTGLAPAGAAELPALSRAATRASLAGAAAAKPYIGPRPRIVTRKGWGADERLRARSFVYTKSVKAAFVHHTVTGNRYTCKQAPSILRGIYRYHVKSLRWRDFGYNFAVDKCGNIYEGRAGGVTRAVLGAHTRGFNTNSMGIAVLGTYGSATPPAAVVNAVARLTAWKLGLYGVNPKGTTSLVSGGGNRYKKGRKVTFRTIAGHRDGYATECPGKRLYGKLGTARSTSAKYQGRR, encoded by the coding sequence ATGCGTGCCTACCTCTCTTCCTCGATCGCCGTCACCTGCGCGGCGGCCCTCGCCCTGCCCCTGTCCCTCGCCACTCCGGCCGCGGCGCAGTCGCTCGGCCGGCCCGCCGCGCCGGTCGCGCTGAGCGCCGGGGCGGAACCGCGGCTCGCCGGGTCCACCCAGTCCCTTCCGCTCGGCCCCGTGGCCGGAGGTGAACGGGCCCTCGGCGCGACCGGGGCCGGCCCGGTCCAGGGCCTGACCCGACGGGACGTCAGACCCTTCTCGCTCGTCGGGGTCGTCTGGGACGACGCCCGGAAGGCGCTGCACGGCACGGTCCAGGTCCGCACCCGGGCCGCCGGGAGCGGAGTCTGGTCGGACTGGCGGGCTCTGGAGACGCACGACGACGAGCACGGGGCCGACCCCGGTACGGCCGAGGACGCGGCGAGCGGCTCCCGCGGGGCCACCGCGCCGCTGTGGGTCGGACATTCGGACGGCGTCGAGATCCGGGTCTCGCCTGAGCGGTCCGGGGAGGAGGCGGACGGCCCGGCACCCGTCGCGGCGGACCGCGCCACGCGGGCGGCGACGCTGCCGGACGGGATGCGCCTCGAACTCGTCGACCCCGGCCCCGAGCCGGAAGGCCCGCGGGCCCGCGCGGCCACGGCGTCCACCGCCGCGGAGGCCGTCGCCGCCGAGGGCGGCACCGGCCTCGCCCCGGCCGGCGCGGCGGAGCTCCCCGCCCTGTCGCGGGCCGCGACGCGGGCGTCCCTGGCCGGCGCCGCGGCGGCGAAGCCGTACATCGGGCCCCGGCCGAGGATCGTCACCCGCAAGGGCTGGGGGGCCGACGAGCGGCTGCGCGCGCGGAGCTTCGTCTACACCAAGTCGGTCAAGGCGGCGTTCGTCCATCACACCGTCACCGGCAACCGCTACACCTGCAAGCAGGCGCCGTCCATCCTGCGCGGCATCTACCGGTACCACGTGAAGAGCCTGCGCTGGCGGGACTTCGGCTACAACTTCGCCGTCGACAAGTGCGGAAACATCTACGAGGGCCGCGCGGGCGGTGTGACCCGGGCCGTGCTCGGCGCCCACACCCGCGGGTTCAACACCAACAGCATGGGCATCGCGGTCCTCGGCACCTACGGGTCGGCCACTCCGCCGGCCGCCGTGGTGAACGCCGTGGCGCGTCTGACGGCGTGGAAGCTGGGCCTGTACGGAGTCAACCCGAAGGGGACCACGTCCCTCGTCTCCGGCGGCGGAAACCGCTACAAGAAGGGCAGGAAGGTCACGTTCCGCACCATCGCCGGTCACCGCGACGGCTATGCCACGGAGTGTCCGGGCAAGCGTCTCTACGGCAAGCTCGGCACCGCCCGCTCGACCTCCGCGAAGTACCAGGGCCGTAGGTGA
- a CDS encoding NDP-sugar synthase, which translates to MTEAILLVGGKGTRLRPLTVNTPKPMVPAAGVPFLTHQLARARAAGVEHIVLATSYLAEVFEPHFGDGSSLGLSLEYVTEEEPLGTGGAIRNVAERLRSGPDEPVLIFNGDILTGLDIGALVATHESSGADVSLHLTRVEDPRAFGLVPTDETGRVTAFLEKPQTPEEIVTDQINAGAYVFRRSVIDTIPAGRPVSVERETFPELLAQGAHLQGMVDSTYWLDLGTPQAFVRGSADLVLGRAPSPAVPGRGGDSLTLPSARVAPDAKLSGGTVVGADAVIGEGARIAGSAILAGAVVEPGAVITDSLIGAGARIGARAVLTGAVVGDGAHVGPDNELRDGIRVWCDARLPAGSVRFSSDQ; encoded by the coding sequence GTGACAGAAGCGATCCTCCTGGTCGGTGGCAAGGGCACGCGCCTGCGTCCCCTGACGGTCAACACGCCCAAGCCCATGGTTCCGGCGGCAGGGGTTCCGTTCCTGACCCACCAGCTCGCGCGGGCCCGGGCGGCCGGTGTCGAGCACATCGTCCTCGCGACCTCGTACCTGGCCGAAGTCTTCGAACCGCACTTCGGGGACGGCTCGTCGCTCGGCCTGAGCCTGGAGTACGTCACCGAGGAGGAGCCGCTCGGGACGGGCGGTGCCATCCGCAACGTCGCCGAGCGGCTGCGCTCCGGCCCGGACGAGCCGGTCCTGATCTTCAACGGCGACATCCTCACCGGCCTCGACATCGGCGCGCTGGTCGCCACGCACGAGTCCTCGGGCGCGGACGTCTCGCTCCACCTGACCCGGGTCGAGGACCCGCGGGCGTTCGGCCTGGTCCCGACGGACGAGACCGGGCGCGTCACCGCCTTCCTGGAGAAGCCGCAGACGCCCGAGGAGATCGTGACCGACCAGATCAACGCGGGGGCGTACGTCTTCCGACGGTCGGTCATCGACACCATCCCGGCCGGACGGCCGGTGTCCGTGGAGCGCGAGACCTTCCCCGAGCTGCTGGCCCAGGGCGCCCACCTCCAGGGCATGGTCGACTCCACCTACTGGCTCGACCTCGGCACCCCGCAGGCGTTCGTCCGGGGCTCGGCCGACCTCGTCCTGGGCCGCGCCCCCTCGCCGGCGGTGCCGGGCCGCGGCGGTGACAGCCTGACGCTCCCGTCGGCCCGGGTCGCCCCGGACGCCAAGCTGTCGGGCGGCACGGTCGTCGGCGCGGACGCCGTGATCGGCGAGGGCGCCCGCATAGCGGGTTCCGCCATCCTGGCCGGCGCGGTGGTGGAGCCGGGCGCGGTGATCACCGACTCCCTCATCGGCGCGGGTGCCCGGATCGGGGCGCGCGCGGTGCTGACGGGCGCGGTCGTCGGAGACGGCGCGCACGTGGGCCCGGACAACGAACTCCGCGACGGCATCCGCGTCTGGTGCGACGCACGGCTGCCGGCCGGATCGGTCCGCTTCTCCTCGGACCAGTAG
- a CDS encoding LCP family protein translates to MTDSAGTPPAPDGPGEDETPSTDGGTGTGTPEGVPGRTRHWLRWTALGVSVVVLAAAGVGWWFYRKLDGNITTDTTAADELRRYESERPTAVATAAQNILLIGSDTRAGAGNGKYGQDEGTQRSDTTILLHIAAGRSGVTAVSIPRDLMTELPSCRRSDGTRTREQFAQFNWAYEFGGTACTIRTVERMTKIRIDHHMVIDFRGFKKMVDAVDGVRICLKEPIDDADAHLKLPAGPQTLDGEQALGFVRARKSLGNGSDTERMDRQQQFLGALVNKMQSNGVLLNPARLYPVLDAATKSITTDPGLDSLRDLYDLARTMRSVPTEKVQFLTVPRRSYRYDPNRDELVQPAASQLFDQLRRDEPVAVTPPSEKTTAPSSAGTATPSPTPTFSGRNAAEGVCS, encoded by the coding sequence GTGACGGACAGTGCTGGCACGCCCCCCGCACCGGACGGACCGGGCGAGGACGAGACGCCCAGCACCGACGGAGGGACCGGTACCGGGACCCCGGAGGGGGTCCCGGGCCGCACGCGTCACTGGCTGCGCTGGACGGCGCTCGGTGTCTCGGTCGTGGTTCTCGCCGCGGCCGGCGTCGGATGGTGGTTCTACCGCAAACTCGACGGCAACATCACCACCGACACCACGGCCGCGGACGAGCTGCGCCGGTACGAGAGCGAACGCCCGACCGCCGTCGCCACCGCCGCCCAGAACATCCTGCTCATCGGTTCCGACACCCGGGCGGGCGCCGGGAACGGCAAGTACGGGCAGGACGAGGGCACGCAGCGCTCCGACACCACGATCCTGCTGCACATCGCGGCGGGCCGCTCCGGCGTCACCGCCGTCTCCATCCCGCGCGACCTGATGACGGAGCTGCCCAGCTGCCGCAGGTCGGACGGCACCCGCACCCGGGAGCAGTTCGCGCAGTTCAACTGGGCGTACGAGTTCGGCGGCACGGCCTGCACGATCCGCACCGTGGAGCGGATGACCAAGATCCGGATCGATCACCACATGGTGATCGACTTCCGGGGCTTCAAGAAGATGGTGGACGCGGTGGACGGGGTGCGGATCTGCCTCAAGGAACCGATCGACGACGCCGACGCCCACCTGAAGTTGCCGGCCGGACCGCAGACGCTCGACGGCGAGCAGGCGCTGGGCTTCGTCCGGGCCCGCAAGTCGCTCGGCAACGGCAGCGACACGGAACGCATGGACCGGCAGCAGCAGTTCCTGGGGGCGCTGGTCAACAAGATGCAGAGCAACGGCGTGCTGCTCAACCCGGCCCGGCTCTACCCGGTCCTGGACGCGGCGACCAAGTCGATCACGACGGACCCCGGGCTCGACTCGCTGCGGGACCTGTACGACCTGGCCCGCACCATGCGGAGCGTGCCGACGGAGAAGGTGCAGTTCCTGACCGTGCCGCGACGTTCCTACCGATATGACCCGAACCGTGACGAACTCGTACAACCCGCCGCAAGTCAACTCTTCGATCAGCTACGGCGGGACGAGCCGGTGGCGGTGACCCCGCCGAGCGAGAAGACCACCGCGCCGTCGTCCGCGGGGACGGCCACGCCCTCGCCGACACCGACCTTCTCGGGGCGGAACGCGGCCGAGGGAGTGTGCTCCTAG